A window from Planococcus maritimus encodes these proteins:
- the queD gene encoding 6-carboxytetrahydropterin synthase QueD, whose protein sequence is MMQQFYPTVSHPYCFELNKDMHFSAAHYIPADEAGKCAKMHGHTYHLNLTIAGDQLNDTGFLIDFKHLKDLVHKRYDHSVLNDHPEFSHTFPTTELLAKQIHTLIQEKLNQTDNQPECLQVIVRETPTSYVIYRPKKVSS, encoded by the coding sequence ATGATGCAGCAATTTTATCCAACGGTTTCGCATCCGTATTGCTTTGAATTAAACAAAGATATGCATTTTTCCGCGGCTCACTATATCCCTGCCGACGAAGCCGGGAAATGCGCTAAAATGCACGGCCATACCTATCATCTGAATCTAACGATTGCCGGTGACCAATTGAATGACACTGGCTTTCTGATCGACTTTAAACACTTGAAAGACCTGGTGCATAAACGCTATGACCATAGCGTATTGAATGACCATCCGGAATTCAGCCACACCTTTCCTACGACCGAATTGCTCGCCAAACAAATCCATACGCTGATTCAAGAAAAGCTTAACCAAACGGATAACCAACCGGAATGCTTGCAAGTCATCGTCCGCGAAACGCCGACAAGCTATGTGATCTACCGACCGAAGAAGGTGTCATCATGA
- a CDS encoding NADP-dependent oxidoreductase, with protein sequence MKAIVIDQYGGKEQLKEREVETPAISAHQVLVEVHATSINPIDWKLREGYLKEMLPWEFPIILGWDVAGVVKEVGDEVRHYHPGDRVFARPATTRQGTYAEFVPVDENLLARMPESMSFEEGAAIPLTGLTAWQCLVETGQIKKGDKVLIHAGAGGVGSMAIQIANSIGCYVATTASDKNDELVTSLGANRVIDYREEDFSEVLENFDFVLDTMGGETLDKSYSVLKRGGKLVSIAGQPDEEKAGQFGIEASSYWLEPNGQQLKKLGDLFVSGEVKPEVGHIYPLTEQGVRDAHELSESHHARGKIVLKVKG encoded by the coding sequence ATGAAAGCAATAGTCATTGATCAGTACGGAGGAAAAGAGCAACTAAAAGAACGGGAAGTGGAAACGCCAGCCATTTCAGCGCATCAAGTGTTGGTAGAAGTCCACGCGACTTCAATCAATCCGATTGATTGGAAGTTGAGGGAAGGCTATTTAAAAGAAATGCTGCCATGGGAGTTCCCGATTATTCTTGGCTGGGATGTCGCTGGAGTCGTAAAAGAAGTGGGCGATGAGGTCAGACATTATCATCCAGGCGACCGGGTTTTCGCGCGTCCAGCTACAACGCGTCAAGGAACCTATGCTGAATTCGTCCCAGTTGATGAGAATTTGCTGGCGCGCATGCCTGAAAGCATGAGTTTTGAAGAAGGCGCAGCCATTCCATTAACCGGGCTGACAGCGTGGCAATGTTTAGTAGAGACCGGCCAGATTAAGAAAGGCGATAAAGTGCTCATCCATGCAGGCGCTGGCGGCGTCGGCAGCATGGCAATTCAAATTGCCAACAGCATCGGCTGCTACGTAGCAACGACTGCAAGTGATAAAAACGATGAACTCGTCACTTCACTTGGCGCAAACCGCGTCATTGATTATCGGGAAGAGGATTTCTCGGAAGTGCTGGAGAATTTTGATTTTGTTTTGGACACAATGGGCGGCGAAACGCTCGACAAAAGCTATAGCGTCTTAAAACGGGGCGGCAAGCTGGTCAGCATAGCCGGTCAGCCAGATGAAGAAAAAGCGGGACAGTTCGGAATCGAAGCTAGTAGTTATTGGCTTGAGCCAAATGGCCAGCAACTGAAAAAATTGGGCGATCTCTTCGTTAGCGGGGAAGTAAAGCCAGAAGTTGGGCACATTTATCCGCTGACAGAACAAGGTGTACGAGATGCGCATGAGTTAAGCGAATCTCATCACGCCAGAGGCAAAATCGTTCTCAAAGTAAAAGGATGA
- the queE gene encoding 7-carboxy-7-deazaguanine synthase QueE encodes MMKIPVMEVFGPTIQGEGMVMGQKTMFVRTAGCDYSCSWCDSKFTWDGTGKSTAMAPDDIVTQLKQLGKDAFSHVTISGGNPALHKGIAELVALCRENGWRTAVETQGSIWQDWLTEIDDVTVSPKPPSSGMILDYSKLDAMLGRLSAAQASLKVVVFDEADFFFAEQLHLRYPAFPFFLQVGNDDTQTTDDEQLVQHLLGRYQWLIDRHLTSAPLNDAKVLPQLHTLLWGNKRGV; translated from the coding sequence ATCATGAAAATCCCTGTTATGGAAGTCTTCGGACCGACCATTCAAGGCGAAGGCATGGTCATGGGACAGAAAACGATGTTCGTCCGGACAGCTGGATGCGATTATTCCTGTTCCTGGTGCGATTCTAAGTTTACATGGGATGGTACTGGCAAAAGTACGGCGATGGCACCTGATGACATTGTCACTCAGTTAAAACAGCTCGGGAAAGATGCCTTTTCCCACGTCACCATTTCAGGTGGCAATCCAGCTCTCCATAAAGGAATAGCAGAACTGGTCGCGTTGTGCCGTGAAAACGGCTGGCGAACTGCGGTCGAAACTCAAGGCAGCATTTGGCAGGACTGGCTCACTGAAATCGATGATGTCACTGTGTCGCCGAAACCTCCAAGTTCAGGCATGATTTTGGATTACTCCAAACTCGATGCGATGCTTGGCAGGCTATCTGCGGCTCAAGCGAGTTTGAAAGTGGTCGTATTTGATGAAGCTGATTTCTTTTTTGCAGAACAGCTTCACTTGCGCTATCCAGCATTTCCATTCTTTTTACAAGTCGGCAATGACGACACACAAACGACAGACGATGAACAGCTGGTCCAGCATCTGCTTGGACGTTATCAATGGCTGATCGACAGACATTTAACATCCGCTCCACTAAACGACGCCAAAGTACTGCCTCAGCTGCACACCCTGTTATGGGGAAATAAACGCGGAGTTTAA
- a CDS encoding universal stress protein, translated as MTLKYSQILVAVDGSKEAEWAFKKSIGIATRNHATLNLVNVIDTRSFAAIEAYDRSIADRAQKFAEDLLGDYKKEAEAGGVENVNIVVDYGSPKTMIPRELAKRVEADLIICGATGLNAVERFLIGSVSEHIVRSSKCDVLVVRTDEAQSDAPDDYYSEERSGKSE; from the coding sequence ATGACATTAAAGTATAGTCAAATTCTGGTAGCTGTCGACGGATCGAAAGAAGCGGAATGGGCGTTTAAAAAGTCCATCGGCATCGCCACCAGAAACCACGCAACCTTAAACCTGGTAAATGTAATCGATACGCGTTCATTTGCTGCCATTGAGGCATACGACCGTTCAATTGCGGACCGTGCCCAAAAATTCGCTGAAGATTTGTTGGGCGATTACAAAAAAGAAGCCGAAGCTGGCGGTGTTGAAAACGTCAATATCGTGGTCGATTACGGTTCGCCTAAAACGATGATTCCCCGCGAACTGGCTAAGAGAGTCGAAGCCGATTTGATCATTTGCGGAGCTACCGGCTTGAATGCTGTTGAACGTTTCCTCATCGGCAGTGTTTCAGAACATATCGTTCGCTCCTCTAAATGCGACGTGCTCGTTGTTCGGACAGACGAAGCACAAAGCGATGCACCCGACGATTATTATTCAGAAGAACGTTCCGGCAAATCGGAATAA
- the queC gene encoding 7-cyano-7-deazaguanine synthase QueC — MKNEKAVVVFSGGQDSTTCLFWALEQFSEVLAVTFDYGQRHVQEIEHAKHIAETLGVTLQVLDMGLINQLSANALTRDSIEVEEQSDGLPSTFVPGRNLLFLSFAAIYADAFGARHLITGVSETDFSGYPDCRDTFIRSLNVTLNLSMDKQFVIHTPLMWLDKAGVWELSDQLGAFDFVQKETLTCYHGIPAEGCGTCPSCRLRNEGLQTYLSQKAGAKS, encoded by the coding sequence ATGAAAAATGAAAAAGCCGTCGTAGTGTTCAGCGGTGGACAAGATAGCACCACTTGCCTATTTTGGGCGTTAGAACAATTCAGCGAAGTGCTCGCCGTTACTTTTGATTACGGCCAGCGTCATGTGCAGGAAATTGAACATGCCAAACACATCGCAGAAACACTTGGCGTCACATTGCAAGTACTCGATATGGGACTCATCAATCAATTATCCGCCAATGCTTTGACGCGCGACTCGATCGAAGTCGAAGAACAAAGTGATGGCCTGCCATCTACATTTGTGCCGGGACGCAATTTATTATTCCTTTCTTTTGCCGCAATTTACGCCGACGCATTTGGTGCGCGACATTTGATAACGGGCGTCAGCGAGACGGATTTCAGCGGCTATCCGGATTGCCGAGATACTTTCATCCGGTCGCTGAATGTCACACTCAATTTGTCGATGGATAAGCAATTTGTTATCCACACGCCGCTTATGTGGCTAGATAAGGCAGGCGTCTGGGAGTTGTCCGACCAACTCGGCGCATTCGATTTTGTACAAAAAGAAACCTTGACTTGCTATCATGGCATTCCAGCAGAAGGCTGCGGCACATGCCCATCCTGTAGGCTGCGAAACGAAGGCTTGCAGACTTACCTTTCTCAAAAGGCAGGTGCAAAGTCATGA